From the genome of Canis lupus familiaris isolate Mischka breed German Shepherd chromosome 20, alternate assembly UU_Cfam_GSD_1.0, whole genome shotgun sequence:
CGGGCCTGCCTCACGGATGGAGGCCGTGTTCTGCGAGCGGGCAGGCAGGGAGACCGCAGGCTCAGGGGCCAAGGGACCCTTCAGGAGGTGGCCTCGGGCGCTCCTCCAAGCCCCTGTGCAGCTGCTGCCCGCTGAGGGGACGTGGACCTGGCCTCAGCCCTGTCCCCCGCCCAGTGTGCgggctccctctgtccccacgCCTGATGTGGCGAGCTGGTAACGAGACCTCCGGTTTTTCCTCCCCCTGTGCTGGGAGCCGCACCTCCCCCCGGCCTGGGTGGCAGTGCTTGCGGGTTAGACCCAAGCACGTCCTGGCTCATTCTTGTGGATCCAGATCTTTATCACAGGACGTGTTTTTcactcttgttcatttcccatcGTGGGAAGGTGTGCGCACAAGCCTTCTGTGTCTTTGTCCTGCCTGTTGAACATCTTTAAAGGAGAGGCCGGGGGTAGGCAAGCACAATTTCCCCCCGCGTGGACACTGTTTGCATCTGTGGGCCCTTTGAGGGGCTCTCCCTGGGTCCCCTCTAGTTGTCTTGGAACTCCGCCTGGCCCCCCCGCCCGCCCATCTCCAGCGCTGTCGGGAGGGGTCTTCCCTGGCTGGGGCCTGAGGAAGCTGTTGGAGTCACAGGTGTTTCCTGTCCTGGATGCCGTGCCATGGCCTTGGGGATCCAGGAACGCTTCCTGGTCCTTGTTCCAAAGTGTGCACGGGGTAGAGGGCCCGGTGCCGGGGTCTTCTGGGCACACTTGGGAAGGATGCCCGACTCGCTCAGTGGGGACACGGTTAGACTTGAACAGGGTTTTAAAGGACAACTAGAGTTCTTACCGGCAGCGCACTGGTCGTGGGGAGGGAGAGTGTCAGCAGAGCCAGCtgggccaggggtgggaggcACGTAATTCACCCTCAGGTGTACTTCCTGCATTCCCATGCCCGTCGGGATTGGTGTGGTCCTCGTAGAAACACACTCGAGCTGTCTGGCTTGAGCAAAAGCCGGGAGCCTGCCGGGAGGGTACAGGGACTGTGCCTAGAAGCCGTGGACCACGGGGACCTGAGCGCCCTGGGGACCGAGCCGAGGAGCCGTGAAGGTTTCTCACCCCCCAGGAGGCCCACGCGCTGTGAGTCTGCTGGGGTTTAGCAGGTGCACTCGTTCTGAAGCTGGAGGCGGCAGGAGGCCGGGCTTCGCTGTGCCTCCTGTGGggaagggcagcagggcagggaccCGATGGGGGGTGGCACCTGATGCCCCGCAGGTGGGAGGAGTGCCTGTCTGTGGTGCTGGAGGGACACACAGACCACCCAGCCTCAGCTCTGGCAGGTGTGTAAGGCCCGGGGTCGCCGGCCGGCCTGAGCACCGGCGCTCCTCGCCCGCGCCACCCCAACCgcagcctcctctcctccccagaaCCGGCCCTCGGTGATCACGTGCGCCTCCGCCAGCACTCGCAACTGCAacctctcccactgccccatcGCACACAGCGGCTGCGTGGCGGCCGGGCCAGCCAGCTATCGGAGGGCGCCGAGCTGTAAGTCACCCTGCGgtgggcgggaggcggcggcggggcgggaggggcggggagggggggctatTTTTTTGGACGTGGCTCAAGCAGAGTGTTTGCATCCGTCCTACGTTGTGCCCTGGACAGAACAACTACCCCTGGAGCTTGTTCTGTTGAGGCTGAAACAGTGGTGGTTTGGAGCACGTGGCACATGGGTTGTGTCTGGCTTGAGTGGGACCGGGAAGGGGCCTCCAGGATCCCACCGGACTTGGGACAAGCCCTGTTCTTGTCTCTGAACTCCTGCGTAGCCCAGGCGGGCACATTGCCGTGTCACGGGCCCAGAGAACAGCCCGGTGGGTGGGGGCCGGGCCCCACGCGCGTCTCCACGGCCCTGACCGCCTGCTGTCCTGCCCCCGCAGCCACTGCCACCTGTGACCCCGTGGTGGAGGAGCACTTCCGCAGGAGCCTGGGCAAGAACTACAAGGAGCCCGAGCCGGCGCCCAACTCCGTGTCCATCACGGGCTCCGTGGACGACCACTTTGCTAAAGCCCTGGGCGATACGTGGCTCCAGATCAAGGCGGCCAAGGACGGCGCGTCCAGCAGTCCTGAGTCGGCCTCCCGCAGGGGCCAGCCCGCCAGCCCCTCTGCGCACATGGTCAGCCACAGTCACTCCCCCTCCGTGGTCTCCTGAAGGGAGCTCCACCCTCGAGCAAGATGTCAGTCTGCATGGTTTGCCTGAGCTTTGAACAGTCAGtgcttaaaaaatggaaaaacaaaaaaaaaatattgtgggggtggggtagggggaagggtggggaaggGATGGTTTATTCGCAAAAACCATGTCGTGGGGATTTTGGTTATGTTTTTGTACTTGCTTGGTATTCGTACGCGGGGCCCTCCAACACGACCGCAGGGGCTGCCCCTGAACATCTAAGGTAGcgtcctgcctccctgcctcagttACCAAAGAAACCTCTGACGCAGGTCTGCTGCCCTGACTGGGCGGGACTCCGCGCGCACGCTTTCTCAGTCACAAGCCATGACATTCGTGACCCAGATGCTTCGTGCTCTTTAATTTGCTTCTCGAGACCGGGGTGTGTGTGGCTTCGCTTCCACTGGGTGTTTGGTCCGGCCCGCATGTGTGTGCGtctgcgtgcgtgcgtgcgtctACTTGAAGAGAACAGAGAACTGTCGCGTCTGATTTGCACTATTGGAGGAGGGCTGAAGTTGCCTGCCTGACAACTTTATGTGAGATGCTAGTACTCTGAGGGCAAACTGCTGAAAAACAAAGGGTTTAAGGATGACATTTCTGaccatttgtgtgttttttgttgttgttgttgttgtttttaatttagacAAAACAGCTTTGGAAGGGGAAGTCTCATACAGGTTATAGGTCTTTCTCTCTAGATTTCAGGTGCTTGCAACTGGACTGCAGACTCTACCGTCACGGGCATTCTCCCTTTCCTGAACACTGCAGTTTGTTAGACTAGAGCTGAGGCTGGAGGATTCTTTAGTGCTTTCAACGTGATGCAtgttttaatggagaaaaatagCTGGTTTCTATTAATTGTATAGATCTAGTAAACAAGAACCTTAATACTTATTAGCTTCTTTTCagaattagtttatttttgtcaGTTATGGTCCTGGATCTACTTACTGCTGGTACAGTTGTACTCTGAGATTCGTGTTTGCTACTCCCACTGCTCCCAGGTAGCGTGGGGCCGGCAGCCCTGGAGACGGGCGGGCCAGTCGTGGGTCAGCCGCGGTGTGGGATGCTGGAGATTTTTTGCTGCAggctgacatttattttttgcatccCTTTCTGCTTATTACTGGCTCCCAGGGGGGTTGGGTTTGTGTCTCCTTCCGGCTTCCCTCCACGCAGAAACCGCTCCCTGCCCACCCTCTTGGCTGAACAGCAGATTACTGACAATCTGTGATATGGTATTCTGTGCGCTTCCTCGTACGCCGGGGCCAAGGCAGTATACATTCCTCTGACTATACACTTATCACTGCATTTATTATCGTTTGCTAGAGTAATAGCTACTAACTAGAGGTTAGGCGAAGAAGAAAGCATGACGGACACAGCTGTGGATGTTCAACAGCTGCTCCTCTTTTTGGTAAACGTACATTtctatcccccccaccccaccccaccccacccccaccccaccacggCCCAGCCTCCAGAGGGCTTACCAAGTCGCCTGGCCGGGTGACACAGGCGGGCCCGCCTCCCCTGCGAGGCACTGTGGACTTGCGGGAGCCCTCGAGCCTGGTTTTCAGTATAAGAGAAATGGAGGTTAGCCGGTTGTGAAAGTCGTCACTGGGCGGAAAGGTCAGCCGATCGGCTCTCGTGGTCACAGGGTGGCTGCGGGTCCTTCCACAGGCGGAAGGAAGGCCCCTCTTTTGCCCCTGCACACACATTTCACCCCCACGTAACTGGGCTTCCAGGCTTTCGCATTTGGGCCCCTATATTTTCTGTAGGAAAAATCGGTGAGAACACTTTTTTTATATAGGTAACTTTAAGACCATCATTACGCTGTGCGTAAAGAATGTACAGAGAAATTTGTAGGTATTTTTTGAAGAACAATTAATTTGTTAATGATATGTAGCTATTTAATTTCCCCTTTCCCATTGtaatcattcatattttttgtttggaaaaaaaagttgatctttttttttttttttttgtcgtagATGTGTCTGTAAAAGTGCAGGAACACAGTTATTCTATGAGAACACTGCATCTGCCTTAATAGCCACTAGTTTGTTACTGCTCCAGGCTACTGAGCGCTGCGGCGGGCAAGCCGCCCCGGCGGGCTCTGTGAAGGGCGGGTCCTCGGGCAGCTGCCCCGCGGCGGCGGCCCCCGGCACTGACCTATCTGGGATAGGCGGGACCCTGCGGGGGGCCCCGGGCGCACGGGGAAGCAGAAAACCAAACATTTCACTGGGAAAGGACACACTCCCTGGCCTCAGGAGGAGCACAGTGAGTTCTTCACAGAGCCTCGCCGTCGCAGTGCGTTCTGACCGTTCTCTCCATGTTTGTAAATCTGTAATATACCATTCTCTGTGGCCTGTTTttcctggaagaagaagaagaaaaaaaaaaggtttggcaGGCCATcttttttttgtacttaaaagTAGCCTTAAGAACAATAATAAAGTGCTCTTAAACCACAGGCTGTGTGTGTGAGCCACCTGCCCCTGCGTGCGACGACACCCCCACGGGTGGTTCCTGACGTAGCTCTGACTCCACGAGAAGCACCACTTACAGTCTGACCTGCAAGGTGCCCCTCAGCCTTCACATGCATGCTGACCTGGGTCCCTGGCCTGACACCGAAGAGAATACCCCAAAACACAAGTGTGGAGGGGGTGCCTCCCTCTCCTGAGTTCCCACACCCTAGCTCTGGGTGTCCACGGGTGGGGGGCGGGTGTGGCCTCCGGTGGTGTGAGGCCTCCTCCAGGGTACCAGATTGTGGCCCTGAGCCCTGTTCCTGGGCCTTCCACCAGCTCAAGACAGCAGCAGAAATTTCTTTCCTCCCCACAGCTGAGGACAGGCCAGGAGGTGGAACAACTGTGTAGGTGGCAGGCCCTGTCCTTACTGGTGCTCTGGGTTCATCGGGACGAGTGCAGGCCCTTTtgtcctgccccccaccccagcaaggACATCAGCCCTCACTGGTGCCCAGGGGCCCTTCTCTGGGCATTGCCCCCCACAGTGGCTGCCGGAAAGAGGTGCCTTCTCATTTCCCTAGTTGGTGTGTGTTGGGCTGTTTCCTGTCCTCCTTGCCACCCCACGGGGACCAAGATGGGCAGGATCCTGGGAGTTTCAACCATCAAACACttgacaacaaaaaaaaagaactcgcGGAACGAACCAAGTCCCAGATCACTGTCAGCGCCAAAGCCAAGGTTATTATTTAGCTCAGAACTGGTAGGATCATGAATCATGAGACCTGGAGAACCCCAGAAGCTCCTGGGCAGCGGAGAGGGGGCTCCGGCCCTCAGGGTACGCAGAGGAGGAGACCACAAAGGTTGGAAGGTGCAGGGCCCAGAGTCATCGGTCCTGGGGGCAGCTGTCCTGCTCCGGTAGCCCAGGGCTCCTCGGCGCGCAGCCAGGGAGAAGCCAGCCGCACACAGGTGGGCCATGTCACACGGTCTCATCGTCGCTCATGTCCCAGATCTGTGTGGAGAGGGGGAGATGTTCAGTGTTCAGCCGCCTGGGGGCACCCGCTCATGTGGGCTCAGATCTGGGTAGTATGACAACAAGCAAAAGAATGCTGGCTCCCACTGGCAGAGGACACACCGTGTGCCTCACAACGCCCTTGTCACTGAGGACAGACACCCTATTCTTGTATAAGCAAAGCAAGTCATAGAGAAGGGAAGGCACTTGTCCGAGGCCTCACTGCGAAGTGAGCAAACCAGCAGCCAGccgggggcagggccggggggccggggcctgAGCCCCTCACCTCTAAGGGCCGCGCCCAGCAGCCATCCCCGCCAGGCCCTGCGCCCTCTGGCTTCTGCAGCGCCCCGAGCCATCCTCTACAGTGGCCTCCTGTCTCCGAGGGCGGGGCCTCCGGCTTGTCCCCTGCTCAGAGGCGCAGCGGCCTGCCTGGACACACCCTTCCACCTCCGCAGGCtcccaccctgggccgcaggTCAGCTGTGGTCTAGGTGCCACATGGACTGCAGCTGGCTGTCCCTTGGGAGTAAGCTCTCGGCCCACCAGTCCTGGGGGAGAcagcctggccctgcctctgtccctctctctttggGGAGCCCCAGACTGCTGGGGCCAACCTTCATGTGCGCAGCGTGAATAAGGGGACAGTGGGGCGCTTTTAGGAGCGGCGAGCTTGCTGGGCCCTGCCTGGCCACCTCTTTCTCTGCAGGCCGTCTGCATGAATCCCTAGGAGGGAGCCAATGCAGGCATAGAGGCCCCCAAGGCTCCTTGCACCCTGGGCTCCCTAGGGGGCTGGTCCCTGAACTTACGCCTTCAGACTTTCAAAATTCCTAGAATTGGTTGCAAAAGGCCACCTCAGCCCTAGCAGAGCTGAGAGAAGGAACATCATGTTTACACGAGGCTGGCCCGGGGAGATGGGGAGGCCCGGCCAAGGTAAATATCAACACCAGCTTGGCTTTCAAAGTCAAGGATGtggaaaataaatagagaaggaaatttcctttatccTGAGGCCTCAGCTGCCCAGGCTGAGGGCTGGTGCTGCGTGtgcctctcccacccacccccctttctACGTACACCCCACTGTCCCAAGATAGCAGAGTGGGAAGGCACAAGCAAAGATCCAGACACATGCAGGAGCAgcaatgtgggggggggggcctggtCTGGGGTCCAGCAACCCCAGTGAGGCCAGGCAGGCCCTGCCCTTCTCTGGGCCCAGCTCCCCGCCCAGCTTATCCAGAGCATGCTTTGAATGAGACTCCAGGGCCTGGACCCTCAGGTGGGTttggttgggggggaggggcagaggggtaTGAGGGCGTGGCTGCATCTCGAGCAAAGGCGGTACTGAGGAGCCCCTGGTGTCACAATGGTGGCTCTGGTTCAGGCCATCTGAGTGTGAAATCAGCTGCCAGAGGGTGTCTTGGGGGGCTCGTCCGTTCTTTCAGTCATCCAATAAACACACCTGTGGAGCCCCTCCCCGTGCTGTGGCTGCACAGAGCTGTGGCAACTACTCCCTCCTCTGCTGCACAGCAGCCTGGGAAATGCAGATGGAGACAAATTCAGAGGTAAGATGGCTGGCCTGGGATCACACAGCAAGTCAGGTGTGAGCTGGGAGCACAGTGTGTGGGAAAAGGTTACGTGAATAACAAGCGTTCCTGGGGTGGGCTGCAAGGAGGCGGTGGCCACGGCCAGTGGGCTATAacctgctgggggtgggagggatgccAGCCAGGGCCCGGGCAGTCTGGGTCAATAGTGTCCTCTGAATGGATGGGGTTTTTCATAGGACACCTGGGGGCCAGGCCCGGGACAGGGCTTTATGGAAACGCAGGAGCTCCATCCATTTTATCATCGACTCGAC
Proteins encoded in this window:
- the VGLL4 gene encoding transcription cofactor vestigial-like protein 4 isoform X4; this translates as MIKVRNKTANGDCRKDPRERSRSPIERAVAPTMSLHGNHLYTSLPSLSMEQPLALTKNSMDASRPAGISPTLTPVERQQNRPSVITCASASTRNCNLSHCPIAHSGCVAAGPASYRRAPSSTATCDPVVEEHFRRSLGKNYKEPEPAPNSVSITGSVDDHFAKALGDTWLQIKAAKDGASSSPESASRRGQPASPSAHMVSHSHSPSVVS